The DNA sequence tttatgtgacacgtgagcgttgaaattttaattattggtcaacattcatttcaccgaaatttcgatgtctacaatatCAATGGcgaaaaattaacaagggtaagtgagaggtaaaaatgagtgtgtgaataaTACTATTCTTTTGTGATTAGTTATCTTTCACTCTTGTCATTTATTGTATAGGAATCACACTCGTGAGTTCCAATACATTGAAAGAATCACTCTCGTGTCACTTTCTAGTCTACTTAGATTTCTTTATTGGTATCACACTCAACTTTCCAACTCATTGTGGAAGCCTTTAGGCTCTTAGCTAACCTCTTAAGAATGAAGATACTTAAATGCCACTTCAGGACGATGCCATAAATTTTTTGGGGTGGGTTATAACTGTAAGCTACACAACCTATCAAAAAgcctctgaatattgttttccACATATGCAACTAGAATATATACAGACAAACATGTTTggatataaataaaaagatgtTATTGACATTCCAAAAACACATTgtgcacttcaaactttctcaattttataagaaaaattCAATTGTAAGGAGTGTACAATAAGTTTTTTAGAGTGGCAATAACAACACCTATATAAAATTGTTTTGAATAAAACTTGACAATGCAAAAGATTTTTATCAATAACAAGAAATATACACTTATTCAAGGAGACATTATAAGTCTTGTCCCGCAAAGTACATACAGAATACCGatataattacaaaattaaTACTATATCTTCAAGTGTTAGTGTTCATAGCCACATTTCACATGGTCCACACATCTTTTCATAGTTTGTTGTAGGGGTGGAACTTGGGTTAAGCCAATCTGAACCCGTCCATGTCCAACCCGACTTTAAACCCGAAcaagtagattttttttttcgttataACTTGCTTGAACCCAAGCCAACCCGTTCATTGATTGGGTTGAGATGGGTTGATCATTTGCCCTTCCATCCCTAACCCAACCCAACTAACCAAACCTAGTCTAACCAGATTGTAACCCATATCAATTAATGTTTATACTATAGCCAAGTGAAAACCAACGTcttttctaataatttttttaataaattaccctTTATAATTACTTAAGCTTTTAGGAAATAAGAGGCTTTAGTTAGTCAGCCCAGTAGTCTCTAAATCCTAAAGCTTTATAGTAGATTAgtttatgaaattaaagttaGCTAGTTTTAATGCTActtggcttaattttttttaggaattctTGGAAACTAAATTGTTACAAGAGTAAACTTGAAAATGTTGGGTGACCCGAACCCAACCCAAGTAAACCCTAACACAATTAAACCCGAGCCCAAATGAACCCGAATGAAACTCAACCCGAACCTGAGCCCGAATTGTAAAAGTTGGGTTAGAATTGTGTTGACCTTCCAACCTGCCCTAGTTGCACCCCTAGTTTGTTGTATAAAATATGTCTTACTATCTATTTGTATTGTTATTTGTATCATATTTCTTATAGAGGTAGGGCCCATGGGGTTTCATCTGTATTAAATataggctttttagctaaaatgatccttgaaatttgcataactccccattttggtccttgagatttgaaatcaatagaattggtccctgagtttgtccatcatcaattattttagtcatttcatgaaaaatctccattgaataagaataaaatgaccaaaatacccttaattttgtcaaatcattgtTTACTAAATTGAGGGTATATTTGTccttttgatccttatttaacataattttgcacggaatgaccaaaataattggtAGTGGACCATCTTAGGGACGATTTCTATTggtttcaaatctcagggatcaaagtgatgtgttatgcaaatatcagggaccattttagctaaaaagccttagAGATGTGATACAAGTAGATGGTAAGATTAACATTTTTGAAATATACCGGAAGaccaaaacaagtaaacaatAAAGAAAGCACACTGTTCCATTAAATTTAGAAAAGCTAGTTGTCGGCTTCTTTTCTCCCTAGCAACGGTATCAGACAACATTAAATAAGAAAGAGTAATGCAAGGGAGaccaaaatttcaaaccaaatgatgtgtcaccaacaCAAAATAAGTATGTTAGTCAACACttagtaataatccaattatcaaaaTCCACaacatttggtttacaaaatttggtttagaaatttggtttctctagcattacccaatACGAAAACTAGAGAAAGTGATACAGGTGAAGGAGAAATTGTGTGAGATGGTGGTAGCAACAATAGTATAGCGATGATAATGGCGTTAGTGGTGGTGGTTTGGTGGGCGCATTGCTAGTGGTGGCGGTGGTAGTGATGACCTAATGGGGTGTTTGAAGGTGGTAGTGGTGGCAATACTCGAGATGGGTTTGGTTGTAGTGAGAGTAAGGGGGGTGGTGGTGGCAAAGTTGTACCAATGTAGTGACAGTTATGATAGCGGCAATGATGGTGAAATGGTGTTGGTGATGGTTGTGGTGATGCAATACATTTGACAATCCAAGAGTGGCTTTTGGTGACGATGAAATGCTAGTTTATAGTGATGGTTGCGTTGGGACTTGGGTgactactttttttcttttgtaagaCCTCAATGCTTAATTCTTTTTCAGACATGTATGATATTCATCTATTAAGATCGAAATAGAATTCTCATTGcctttaacaaattaaaaatgatattcTATTTGAAGTCATTATTAACACTAAAAAAATACCGTCATCATCCTGTAAACATTTAAATTTCagtaaatttttgtatttacaCATACATTTCTCATTTAAGATATTTATTTAGGTGAAGTTTAAAGTCAAAATTTATGAATTGCATTATTTAGGTGAAACCTCAATGTTCCCCTTATCCCTTGCAATCaaagaaaaatgggaaagaCAAAGACTTTGGAGTGAAGGAATTCCATCCATACTTGTATAAACTATGTATTAAACTCATTTGTTCATTGGACATAAGCAGCATATCATGTTGGCCATACTGATTTGTCTTActactttcttttctttgtgctttttttgttttttttttttttttttttgtgaaatgaaGGTAGGTTTATTGCATAGCAAAGCTTCAACAGATATACTTATATACATTCATCAGGATCCGAATCAAGGTTTTGCTGAATTTAGATACACCGTAGCTCTAAGTTCGATCTTGACATACGATCCTTCTTGTTTCTCAACCAAGAAAACTCCGTTCATGATGACCGTGCCTGTTCCACAACGATAAATTAAATCATAAAGTGAAGAACACTAAAATCAGAAAATTAGGATACCAGATCAACCACATACCACAAAGCAGCTAATCAGACCATCAAAGACTACTAATTAACATGAGATTTCAGTGAATGTTAAGATAGATTACAGCATTAAGATAGTAATGTAAGCATGCTTTAGCAGCAGGTGCAAAGCGATTgttggcattttttttttttactttgtatCGGTTTGAAAGATTATACACTGCGCTGAAGTCCAAATGCATAAAAATGCATTGATTGTTGGTGATGGAGAGATATCTTTTGGCTCCCTATTGTGTTTTTCACATAAACAAACTAAATCACAAGACGTGCCTTTAGAGTTGCTTTGATTGAAGTACAAATTTGTGTCTCGTTGTTCATAAAACGCAAAAGCGTCATATGAACATACATGGCTTGAATTGTGATTGAGGTTATCTCATACCTAACACAGCATGATCTCTTCTTCAGTTCTTGTACTTCAAGGTTTCTTTCTCAAACCCAATTGTAGGAAATTGCTTAGCATACTCCTCAACATCGTGGCGGAGCTTTGCAGTCTCAGATTGGAAGTGAGGGGCAGAAAGTGCGGCCACGAAGTCCTTCAACTTCGTTCCTGGTATACAGAAATGAACGAAATGCAATTCCAGGTAAGTCGATGCAAGCACTATGATTACTCCACTTGTATATGGAAGGCAACTAGACAAACAAAAACTTGGTGAGCATGGAATTTATGATATCAAAGATTATTAGGAACCTTTGGCTTCCCCCTTGATCTTCAATGCCAAATTCACAGCAGCATCAAAAAAGTCTGCAACCTTAGCGAAATCCTCCTCAACAAATCCCCTAGAAGTAAGAGCCGGGGTTCCTGAAGTTGCAAAAGAATTACCAAGTAAGGTTACGGAAAATCCAAGGAAAAAAAGAGCAACTAAAATGATGAGAAGGCTTTACCCATCCTGATGCCACCAGGAACCATAGCAGACACATCTCCAGGAACAGTGTTTTTGTTGGCTGCAATGTGAACAGCCTCCAACACCTTTTCGACCCTGGAACCGTCAATTCCCTGAAAAATGAGATTCAAGAAATATAAGGCTATATCAGTACATAATTTGTAACAGAGAATCTATATGCTAACGCTATAAGCTTCTCGGTTAAGTATTACAGAAAAGAAAGAACGTCTATTACCTTGTTCTTCAAATTGACCAAAACTAAATGGTTCTCGGTTCCCCCAGAAACAAGTTCATATCCTTTCTGAGCCAAAGACTGCAAATTTTGCCAATTTTGCTATTAGACAAATGTACTAGAAAGAGAAAATCATCAGCGAAATTCTAATATGTGAATAAAAGGATACGTCTAAAGTTATTCGTAATTAAGTATGAATGAATGTACAGGTGTAAGATCTTATCCCAGTAACAAAGATTCATGCATCTGATAATCTGATACCTGGGCAAATCTTGAGCAATTGGTGAGAACTTGCTCCTGATAGGCTTTGTACTCTGGAGTAGTAGCCTACATTAAAAGAAGATTCGGACAAGATGAACTATAAGATTTCAACATAATATGAACTGGAGGGAAGGAGAGTGATTGTGCAGAGCATTTAACTTAATCAGCACGTATACCTGTTTCAAGGCAACTGCCAAACCAGTAATTGTGTGGTTGTGTGGGCCACCTTGAAGTCCAGGAAAGACAGCTTGATTGATTTTGTCTTCGTAGTCGTACAACACCTTGGGGAAAGTATAGACATAGGGCCAGTTTGAAGAATGAATACATCAAATAAACGAAAAATGATTACGAGTAAAATGCAGCTTACAAGGTAAATATACTTAAGTTTTTGAACTGTGATCTTTGGAAACTCACCTCTTGCCCTTGTTTGTTAGTCTCTTTTACCCCctttctaaaaaaaatcatggcTCCACGAGGGCCACGCAGTGACTTGTGCGTTGTGGTGGTCACTACATCTGCATAGTCGAAAGGTGATGGAATAACACCAGCTGCAACCAACCCACTGATATGTGCCATGTCTGCCAACAATATTGCTTTCTGTTTGTTGCATACCTGTCAAGTACTTGAAATGTAAATCTTGGACTTCTCCACcatcaaattataattttagtACGAGGGCTTTTATTTTGAGATTTTCTACTATTATTATACAAATCCAAACAAGTTTACCTTACGAATGCGGTCATAATCATACAGACGTGCATAAGCACTAGCACCAGCAACTATTAATTTTGGCCGGTATAGCGTGGCACTTTTCTCCAACTGAACATCATAGTTATTCATGTCAAATGAATCTTATACATGCACAggtagaaaaaattaaaaacacagtttaTATAATATGACAAGCAAGACTAAATAGAATGAGATAGAATCCGTCTAGTAAACTTCAGTTAAAATGTTGCGGTTTAATTCATCCATCACAGCCCTGATTTAAAAGATGACTTTTCACTATTCCTACAGGTGAACTAGTGGGTTTGATTTGCGATGGTTATTTGGCCTTAAATGTTCTTCACGAATTCCTCTGTTGTGTCAAGGTCTGAAGAGGGAACATCCATAAATCATGGCATTTTTAACAATTTCCTGCACCTATGCACTGCAACAATGAAAAAGAGTTGTACCGCAAGAATCACTAGAACAATAAAATTTCTAAGCTACCTGGGCGTAGTCAATATAGCCAGTGCTCTCATTCAGTCTGTATGGCATGGTTTCGAAAAATATTGACACAGCAGATATCTTTTTAGTGTCAGTCTGCACGGTACCAAAACAAGAAGTAATGTAATCGCTATCAAACATTGaaacaacacaaattaaaatttataaacatTGTGAGTTTCAAATTTCTTCAAAGTTAATAGATGTTATAAGTTTTGAGGCCAATGTTACAACAAGGTATGGAATTGTTTGTGCCCACACTTCAGAGGAAATATTGAGCACACCCTTTGGCTTAAAATCAAGACAGATgaacaatgatcataaattGATATTAGACATTTCATCACACCAGTCACCGCTTAATGGAAGTTGTAAGCACCTGATAACCGTGAGAAAGATGACCACCATGAGGAAGATCAAGTGCCATGATTCTGTCATGAGGTTTTAACAACGCAGTGTAAACCTGGAAATTAGCTGGAGATCCTGATAAAGGCTGCACGTTCACTGCAATGTAAAGAAATGACATCATGTAAAAGAAAGCTTTGTTTAAAACACAACTATTCAAGGTTTTGATTGACTTAAATTCATATTGTAGCTGTTTGACAACTGAATACATGGTTCCAGTGAGTGTTGAGAACTTGAGATGCATAGTTCACATGTATGCTTACTCTAGACATTGTAACAAATAGCAGGAGGCTGCTCGTGAGACATGACATATGAATTACCTCCCCATTTTGCTGGATCCAACCGAAAAGCTTCCAAAGCACGCTTCTGACATAAGGATTCTGCCATGTCAATGAACCTGAGAATATGAACAGTTGACTATGTAAACACTCTGCTTTCAGTCACATAGTTTTGTATCTTGAGCAAAGGCAACAATCGGGAAGCTTTCACATACTCATTTCCTCCATAGTATCTAGCACCAGGATATCCTTCGCTGTATTTGTTGGTCATGACTGACCCAACTGCTTGCATGACAGAGACCGATGTGAAGTTCTCTGAGGGTATCAGCTCTAAACCCTTCAGAAATACAACAAAGAATTTCATAAAGAAATGAAGTTAAAGCACAGGCCAATACTTGATATGTATACTAAAGAACCAGTTACCATCATTAAACTTCTCACCAAGTAATCACGgaaaaatgaaacagaaaatgTTTTAGCTGGGTTTAGTTCTCGACATACTAATAAAAGAAAGCATTTTTGACAATAATACACATTACTCAATGAAAAATAAGCCTAAACACTATTCATAATAAAGTCTTGAGTTGAttatagaacaagattataccttcCATTGCCTGGTTTTCTCGTGCTCAATGATATCCGCGATTTCGGGATCCACAGCCTCCAGTGGAGCATTCAATTGCTTAGGCCACTGCAAGATTTTCACAGTTTCACTATTCAGAAGCAAAACACAGgaacaaacaaaaacacaaaccaaTATAGGAGCTTACACTGACACCAGGCTTCTCATAGACAGCTTCATTAGGCAAAGATGACTGTATAATGAAAACAGACAAATGGGTAAGTGGTGAAGTTATCAGATATTCAAAAAAGTTCGAATCCTCATATCCTCATGCCTGTAGTTTAGATTAGATTTATTAGAATATTGCTCGAATAAAAAAGTAGAAAAGAACCCAACAAAAGAAAGGGATAGTAGAAAAACCATGTAATAGTGAGAGGTGGCATTGAAGAGGGGACGAATGGACTTATCCCCAGAAGCCGAAAGCCTGCGAAGCGCCAATGCCATCGCCATGGTTGGTTAGTTTTCCTCACCCTTTGGCTTCTGCGTTCAGTTGGGTGGTGAGGTTTTGTCTAAAAGCTTAACAGTTGAGGTTTCAGTGTCAactgtaaaaaacaaaaactggatTTTTGTATACTTGTAACACAGTTATGTGGGAAAAATAGTTAGGAGACAACCATCCATGAGAGGCCTATCCGAACTTATCATTTCTCAGCCACAAAGGGGCTCTCAGCAGGATATAGCCTGATCgggttttttgtgtgttttgtgAGATATATTTGGCCACCCAAGCTTTTTGAATGAATCTTGCAGGAGAGAGGACTTCACCAAGTCAAGTGTCATTTTCCTAGAGCTGTTGGAGGTAAATCTACCAATATACCAAagtttcattttatattttttattgtagAGCTAATTACAATGACCTATTAccaaaaatttacaatgaacTATTTGTCAATTTGCCCTAAACTTGTATAAAATTGGCAATTTATCCGAACTTTAATTTTCGCCGATTACTTTCCTGAATTTTTGTAAATAGTCAATTTCTCACATcgttaaattttgaaaattttgaaatctaaCCTCAATTACAAAATACATCCCAATGTTTAGGTACTTTTAGCAAAGGACCCACTTTTAGCAATGATTATTTGAAAACTGCAAGGATTAAAAAACAGTGATCTTtcaggtatcgtttggtatgtagacgggacgggacggaatagAATGGgatgggacgggacaggacgggacaggacggaatggagcggagcgggagcaaagatgccctaggatggaaacaaggaggaagaagaaggagacggagaggttataattttgtgttccacaaatgtggaacgagtcgt is a window from the Pyrus communis chromosome 16, drPyrComm1.1, whole genome shotgun sequence genome containing:
- the LOC137719550 gene encoding serine hydroxymethyltransferase, mitochondrial-like, with the protein product MAMALALRRLSASGDKSIRPLFNATSHYYMSSLPNEAVYEKPGVSWPKQLNAPLEAVDPEIADIIEHEKTRQWKGLELIPSENFTSVSVMQAVGSVMTNKYSEGYPGARYYGGNEFIDMAESLCQKRALEAFRLDPAKWGVNVQPLSGSPANFQVYTALLKPHDRIMALDLPHGGHLSHGYQTDTKKISAVSIFFETMPYRLNESTGYIDYAQLEKSATLYRPKLIVAGASAYARLYDYDRIRKVCNKQKAILLADMAHISGLVAAGVIPSPFDYADVVTTTTHKSLRGPRGAMIFFRKGVKETNKQGQEVLYDYEDKINQAVFPGLQGGPHNHTITGLAVALKQATTPEYKAYQEQVLTNCSRFAQSLAQKGYELVSGGTENHLVLVNLKNKGIDGSRVEKVLEAVHIAANKNTVPGDVSAMVPGGIRMGTPALTSRGFVEEDFAKVADFFDAAVNLALKIKGEAKGTKLKDFVAALSAPHFQSETAKLRHDVEEYAKQFPTIGFEKETLKYKN